A genomic stretch from Chitinophaga agri includes:
- a CDS encoding sensor histidine kinase yields the protein MQSDFQEVFLVIFTSLFLLVLLVGFIIIMLILNQKSRQAQVQELRLMEERYEQELLRSQLEIQENVFGHLSQEIHDNIGQSLTFVALSLLTVPVDNNSEAHEYIEESRKALQKAITELRDLSRSLHTDRVTEIGLANSIDFELERLKRTNLYETSFNFADVRNLLDHQTEIILFRIVQEMLNNIVKHAKASKVEVRLSHKTDIIILEIKDNGVGFDPEALFAKQERLKGLGLMNIRKRASLIGGTFHINSAKNSGTAIRITIPINKESLHEHNQESEI from the coding sequence ATGCAATCTGATTTTCAGGAGGTATTCCTAGTCATATTTACGTCCCTGTTCCTACTTGTGTTACTGGTGGGCTTCATCATTATTATGTTGATACTCAACCAAAAGAGCAGGCAGGCACAAGTACAGGAGCTCAGATTGATGGAGGAAAGGTATGAACAGGAACTATTAAGATCACAACTGGAAATCCAGGAAAATGTTTTCGGACACCTTTCCCAGGAGATTCACGACAATATAGGACAGTCGCTCACTTTTGTAGCACTTTCCCTGTTAACCGTACCAGTGGACAACAACAGCGAGGCACACGAATATATAGAAGAGAGCAGGAAAGCCCTACAAAAAGCCATTACTGAATTAAGAGATCTTTCACGGAGTTTACACACCGACCGCGTTACGGAAATAGGCCTTGCCAACTCCATTGACTTTGAACTGGAGAGACTGAAAAGGACCAATTTGTACGAAACTTCTTTTAATTTTGCCGACGTAAGGAACCTGCTGGACCATCAGACCGAAATCATACTTTTCCGCATTGTTCAGGAAATGCTCAATAACATTGTTAAGCATGCGAAAGCTTCTAAAGTAGAAGTCAGACTTTCCCATAAAACAGATATCATCATCCTCGAAATCAAGGACAATGGTGTCGGCTTCGATCCCGAAGCACTGTTTGCAAAACAGGAAAGATTGAAAGGCCTTGGATTAATGAACATTCGAAAAAGAGCGTCTCTGATAGGAGGCACATTCCATATCAATAGTGCGAAGAATAGCGGCACCGCCATTCGGATCACTATACCAATAAACAAAGAGTCATTACATGAGCATAACCAGGAAAGCGAAATATAG
- a CDS encoding response regulator transcription factor, whose protein sequence is MSITRKAKYSVAIADDHVLVRKALGRLINTFTDYFILFEASNGEEVIKIINNRELQLPDILILDVNMPGMNGYETAAWINNHFPQIKVLALSMLNDESVIIKMLKSGAKGYIMKNVEPDDLKEAFDSIIKKDFYLPDYISGKVISGLQKDVLSLSEKIELTPKEKTFLQFLCTELSYKEIAQKMFVSPRTIDDYKSSLCDKLKVKTRVGLVIFGIRYGLIDINTD, encoded by the coding sequence ATGAGCATAACCAGGAAAGCGAAATATAGTGTTGCAATTGCCGATGACCATGTGCTGGTAAGAAAGGCACTTGGCCGACTGATTAATACCTTTACTGATTACTTCATTCTGTTTGAAGCCAGTAATGGGGAAGAAGTCATCAAGATCATCAATAATCGTGAGTTACAATTGCCCGATATACTTATCCTCGATGTTAACATGCCGGGTATGAACGGTTACGAAACTGCTGCCTGGATCAATAACCATTTCCCTCAGATCAAAGTATTAGCGCTCTCTATGCTCAACGACGAGTCCGTGATCATTAAAATGCTGAAGTCAGGTGCGAAGGGTTATATCATGAAAAACGTGGAGCCCGATGATCTTAAAGAAGCATTTGACTCTATCATCAAGAAGGATTTTTATTTACCCGATTATATCTCCGGCAAAGTGATTTCCGGGCTGCAGAAAGATGTACTGTCCCTCAGTGAAAAGATCGAACTGACGCCTAAGGAAAAGACATTCCTGCAATTCCTTTGTACAGAACTCTCCTACAAAGAAATAGCCCAGAAAATGTTTGTCAGTCCGCGTACCATTGACGACTACAAAAGCAGTCTGTGTGACAAGCTGAAAGTGAAGACCCGGGTGGGCCTTGTTATTTTCGGTATCCGATACGGCCTGATAGATATCAATACTGATTAA
- a CDS encoding GH92 family glycosyl hydrolase, which translates to MGARQATRLSLITAFSLCTQLSLQAQDKNLVQYVKPIIGTAKMGHTYPGATVPFGMVQLSPETDTIPYEMNGRYNPDVYKYCAGYQYADKTITGFSHTHFSGTGHSDLGDFLIMPTTGKLLLNPGTAANPETGYRSTFSHDNEVAEADYYKVKLDKYNITAELTATNRVGFHQYTFPEATDQAHIVLDLMAGIYNYGNKNVWTFVRVENDTLITGYRQTNGWARTRTEYFAMSFSKPVSQYGHQNYANDVYKGFWRKFDVAHNFPEMAGRQIRAWFDFKVQAGEKIKIKFALSPVSTEGALANLRAEIPGWDFEKVKQDGQAQWNKELHKVTAQLNSNDEMINFYTAMYHAFLSPTTYMDTDGSYRGLDQNNHKAEGFTNYTTFSLWDTYRALHPLFNVIQPRRNADMVQSLLAHYDQSVQHMLPVWSHYANENWCMIGYHSVSLIADAIIKGNAPFNEEKALEACVTTARHRTYDGIGYYMDKGYVPEDKSGASVSKTLEYAYDDWCIAQIAKKLGKQDIYDEFIKRSQNFRNVYDASIGYMRPRLNDGTFRAAFDPLKTDNQGFIEGNAWNYSLYVPHYPAELIELNGGKKRFSKHLDSLFTMHLPDEFFAETEDITRDGIIGNYVHGNEPSHHVAYLYNWTGEAWKTQERVRMILKKMYHPGADGLGGNDDCGQMSAWYIFTSLGFYPVCPGSDQYILGSPAVKEATIQLENGKTFTVEAINQSDKNVYVQKVTLNGQPVQNNTITHTDIMNGGRLVFQMGAKPKK; encoded by the coding sequence ATGGGCGCACGTCAGGCTACTCGTCTTTCCTTAATCACGGCATTTTCTCTATGCACCCAGCTTTCCCTGCAGGCGCAGGACAAAAATCTGGTGCAATACGTAAAACCTATTATTGGTACGGCAAAGATGGGGCATACCTATCCCGGAGCGACTGTGCCGTTCGGCATGGTACAATTGAGTCCGGAAACAGATACGATCCCGTATGAAATGAACGGACGTTACAACCCGGACGTTTATAAATACTGCGCCGGTTATCAGTATGCAGATAAAACCATTACAGGATTCAGCCATACGCATTTCAGCGGCACCGGCCACTCCGATCTGGGAGACTTCCTGATCATGCCTACCACAGGTAAGCTGCTGCTGAACCCTGGTACAGCAGCGAATCCGGAAACAGGCTACCGGTCTACTTTTTCACATGACAACGAAGTAGCGGAAGCAGACTATTATAAAGTAAAACTTGATAAATATAATATCACAGCCGAACTGACCGCGACCAACCGCGTTGGCTTTCACCAATATACGTTCCCGGAAGCAACCGACCAGGCGCATATCGTACTGGACCTGATGGCAGGTATCTATAACTACGGTAACAAGAATGTGTGGACGTTTGTGAGAGTTGAAAATGATACCCTGATCACCGGTTACCGGCAGACTAACGGATGGGCGCGTACGAGGACAGAGTATTTTGCGATGAGCTTCTCCAAGCCTGTTTCACAATATGGCCATCAGAACTATGCAAATGATGTATACAAAGGTTTCTGGCGCAAATTTGATGTAGCACATAACTTCCCGGAAATGGCCGGCCGTCAGATCAGGGCCTGGTTTGACTTCAAGGTACAGGCAGGAGAAAAGATAAAGATCAAGTTTGCCCTGTCTCCTGTAAGCACGGAAGGAGCGCTGGCTAACCTTCGGGCAGAAATACCAGGATGGGATTTCGAGAAAGTAAAACAGGATGGTCAGGCACAGTGGAACAAAGAACTGCATAAGGTGACTGCACAGCTGAACAGCAATGATGAGATGATCAACTTTTATACAGCCATGTACCATGCGTTCCTGAGCCCAACCACCTATATGGATACCGACGGTAGCTACCGTGGTCTGGACCAGAACAATCATAAAGCAGAAGGCTTCACGAACTATACTACATTCTCTCTGTGGGATACATACAGGGCATTACACCCCCTATTTAACGTGATCCAGCCGAGGCGTAATGCTGACATGGTACAGTCACTGCTGGCACATTATGATCAGAGCGTACAGCATATGTTACCAGTATGGTCCCATTATGCGAATGAAAACTGGTGTATGATCGGTTATCACAGTGTATCACTGATCGCAGATGCAATTATCAAGGGGAATGCACCATTCAATGAAGAGAAAGCCCTGGAAGCGTGTGTTACGACAGCCAGACACCGTACCTATGATGGTATAGGATATTACATGGACAAAGGTTATGTGCCGGAAGATAAAAGTGGTGCATCTGTATCCAAGACACTGGAGTATGCGTATGATGACTGGTGTATCGCACAGATCGCAAAGAAACTGGGCAAACAGGATATCTATGATGAGTTCATCAAACGCTCTCAGAACTTCCGTAACGTGTACGACGCCAGTATCGGTTATATGCGTCCACGCCTGAATGATGGTACATTCCGTGCAGCATTTGATCCACTGAAAACGGATAACCAGGGCTTCATTGAAGGCAATGCATGGAACTACAGCCTGTATGTACCACATTACCCTGCAGAGCTGATTGAACTGAACGGTGGTAAGAAACGTTTTTCCAAGCACCTGGATTCCCTGTTCACCATGCACCTGCCGGATGAATTTTTTGCAGAAACAGAAGATATCACCCGTGACGGTATCATCGGTAACTATGTGCATGGTAATGAGCCATCTCACCACGTAGCATATCTGTACAACTGGACCGGAGAAGCATGGAAAACACAGGAGAGAGTACGTATGATCCTGAAGAAAATGTACCATCCGGGAGCAGATGGTCTGGGTGGCAATGACGACTGTGGTCAGATGAGCGCCTGGTATATCTTCACTTCTCTGGGCTTCTATCCTGTATGTCCTGGTTCAGATCAGTACATCCTGGGCAGCCCCGCGGTGAAAGAAGCTACTATCCAGCTGGAGAATGGCAAGACTTTCACAGTAGAAGCGATCAACCAGAGTGATAAAAATGTGTATGTACAGAAAGTGACATTGAACGGTCAGCCGGTACAAAACAATACGATCACACATACGGACATCATGAATGGCGGCCGTCTGGTATTCCAGATGGGAGCTAAACCTAAGAAGTAG
- a CDS encoding DUF2264 domain-containing protein, whose product MHRRHFIKAVPLAGMVGAVQPGHFLQADTKLAGSPVITADRAYWTTLLTRICEPVMKNLAVGKLRQQMPLEVAPGYNKPVEKVIYLEAFGRTMAGIAPWLELGADGSEEGKIRARFIDYALKGTAQSVLPGGPDHMNFTGQFDGQPLVDGAFLAHAFLRAPKQLWQPLPDTVKQQVVAGFKSLRSIRPGYNNWLLFAAIIEAALLLFGEEWDGMRIDYAVKKHQEWYKGDGMYGDGAEFHFDYYNGFVIQPMLTDILKVLADAGKGNVKEYQQAITRMQRYGEIQERMISPEGTFPVVGRSMTYRNAVFQPLVQLALHEQLPTSLSPGQVRSALTAVMKRIFEVPGTFDGNGWLQLGFCGHQPEIADVYTSTGSLYLCTTGFLALGLPKENAFWTAAPEEWTAQKAWTGKSVKRDHAL is encoded by the coding sequence ATGCATAGACGTCATTTTATAAAAGCTGTTCCACTTGCTGGTATGGTAGGGGCGGTACAACCAGGACACTTCCTGCAGGCTGATACAAAGCTAGCAGGAAGTCCTGTTATAACGGCTGACCGTGCCTACTGGACAACGTTACTGACACGGATCTGCGAGCCGGTAATGAAAAACCTGGCTGTGGGAAAACTGCGTCAGCAAATGCCGCTGGAAGTAGCACCTGGGTATAACAAGCCGGTGGAGAAAGTCATTTACCTGGAGGCTTTCGGGCGTACTATGGCAGGGATAGCTCCCTGGCTGGAACTGGGTGCTGATGGTAGTGAAGAAGGGAAAATACGGGCGCGTTTCATTGATTACGCATTGAAGGGAACAGCGCAATCCGTGTTACCTGGTGGCCCGGATCACATGAACTTTACCGGACAGTTTGATGGACAGCCGTTAGTAGATGGCGCATTCCTGGCACATGCTTTTCTCCGGGCACCGAAGCAGTTATGGCAGCCATTACCCGACACGGTAAAACAGCAGGTAGTGGCGGGTTTTAAAAGTTTGCGCAGTATCCGGCCGGGTTATAACAACTGGCTATTGTTTGCGGCGATCATCGAAGCTGCTTTGTTATTATTCGGCGAAGAGTGGGACGGCATGCGGATAGATTATGCGGTGAAGAAACACCAGGAGTGGTACAAGGGGGACGGCATGTATGGAGATGGCGCAGAGTTTCATTTTGATTACTACAATGGGTTTGTTATCCAGCCGATGCTGACTGATATACTCAAAGTGCTGGCTGACGCAGGTAAGGGGAATGTGAAAGAATATCAGCAGGCTATCACCCGGATGCAACGTTATGGAGAGATACAGGAACGGATGATATCGCCCGAAGGAACCTTTCCCGTAGTAGGACGCTCTATGACCTATCGTAATGCCGTGTTTCAACCTTTGGTACAGCTGGCATTACATGAACAGTTGCCCACGTCATTGTCACCAGGACAGGTGCGGAGCGCGCTGACAGCCGTGATGAAACGGATCTTTGAGGTACCTGGGACATTTGATGGGAATGGCTGGCTGCAACTGGGTTTTTGTGGTCATCAGCCAGAGATAGCAGATGTCTATACATCGACGGGCAGCTTGTACCTGTGTACAACAGGCTTTCTCGCTTTGGGTCTGCCCAAAGAAAATGCTTTCTGGACAGCAGCTCCGGAGGAGTGGACCGCACAGAAAGCATGGACGGGCAAGTCAGTGAAGAGAGATCACGCGCTTTAA
- a CDS encoding LacI family DNA-binding transcriptional regulator, with protein sequence MSKRTEKTIVDIAEELKLSISTVSRALNDHPNISARTKEKVKKMANKLGYRPNAMAAGLRNNRSRTIGLVVPRISMFFPATISTVIQNKLHEHGYHVLICQSNDSLEQEIALAETLYSTRIEALVVSSTLYTTDFSHFDIFKDNNIPLVFFDRVPKDYQVKVVKGDDYLGGYTVTEHLIEKGCTDIVHISGPLTCNLYIDRVAGYKNALRKHKIPFKKSRIFYQELTRENAWQACEKIFAQKPWPDGIFAANDTTAITILEYCRKLNLRVPEDIKIVGYSNDPRAEIITPSITSVDQFPLLMGERVAAALLELMQQPGVPQKYSEEIVPIQLIERASSAATVSTRKTSVKKKIK encoded by the coding sequence TTCCCGGGCACTGAACGATCATCCGAATATCAGTGCCAGAACAAAAGAGAAGGTAAAGAAGATGGCTAACAAGCTGGGATATCGTCCCAATGCCATGGCCGCCGGGCTGCGTAACAACAGAAGCCGCACCATCGGACTTGTTGTGCCGCGTATCTCTATGTTCTTTCCCGCGACTATCAGTACAGTTATACAGAATAAACTCCATGAGCATGGTTATCACGTGTTGATCTGTCAGTCTAACGATTCGCTGGAACAGGAGATCGCACTGGCTGAAACACTTTATTCCACAAGGATTGAAGCGCTGGTGGTATCAAGTACACTATATACCACGGACTTTTCTCACTTCGATATCTTCAAGGATAATAATATACCCCTGGTATTCTTTGATCGGGTACCCAAAGACTATCAGGTGAAAGTAGTGAAAGGCGATGATTACCTGGGTGGATATACAGTTACGGAACACCTGATCGAAAAGGGGTGTACTGATATTGTGCATATCTCCGGTCCATTGACCTGTAATCTGTATATAGACCGTGTAGCGGGGTATAAAAATGCCCTGCGGAAACATAAGATACCGTTCAAAAAATCAAGAATATTTTACCAGGAGCTGACCAGGGAAAACGCATGGCAGGCGTGTGAGAAGATCTTTGCACAAAAGCCTTGGCCAGATGGGATCTTTGCTGCGAATGATACGACCGCCATCACTATACTGGAATATTGCCGTAAGCTGAACCTGCGTGTACCCGAAGACATTAAGATCGTTGGCTACTCCAATGACCCACGTGCGGAGATCATCACACCTTCCATTACGTCAGTAGATCAGTTTCCATTACTGATGGGAGAACGGGTGGCCGCTGCATTACTTGAACTTATGCAGCAACCAGGTGTACCACAGAAATACTCTGAAGAGATCGTACCTATTCAGTTGATAGAACGTGCTTCTTCTGCAGCAACCGTATCAACACGAAAGACGAGCGTTAAAAAGAAAATAAAATAA
- a CDS encoding glycoside hydrolase family protein, with protein MKKLPLLFCAFLLSGAAVYAQQSSQKQQMISMADKTLDLAVRQYKLMMQHVPDSVLPRTTNSKDGSFVTAKTNWWTAGFYPGTLWYLYEYSKDNALKQEALKRTAQVEVEKNNKGTHDLGFMLYCSAGNAYRITKDPKYKEVLLTSARSLSTRFNPTVGCIKSWDHGKWQFPVIIDNMMNLELLNWATRVSKDPSFDRISRTHANTTMKHHFRKDYSSFHVIGYDTTNGAVLARNTAQGANDTSAWSRGQAWGLYGYTMMYRDTKNKAYLAQAQHIADYILNHPRMPEDLIPYWDYDAPGIPNAPRDASAGAVAASALLELSRYTKGETSTRYWNAAEKMLVSLSSPAYLAKEGDNNNFILMHSVGSIPHNSEVDVPLTYADYYFVEALLRYKQWVK; from the coding sequence ATGAAAAAATTACCACTTCTTTTCTGTGCATTCCTGCTGTCGGGCGCTGCTGTCTATGCCCAACAGAGCAGCCAAAAACAGCAAATGATCTCTATGGCCGACAAAACACTGGACCTTGCTGTGCGTCAGTATAAGCTGATGATGCAGCATGTGCCTGACAGTGTATTGCCACGTACTACCAACAGTAAGGATGGTAGTTTCGTTACTGCTAAGACCAATTGGTGGACGGCTGGATTTTATCCGGGTACACTCTGGTATCTGTATGAATATTCTAAAGACAATGCCCTTAAACAGGAAGCGCTGAAACGTACTGCGCAGGTGGAAGTGGAAAAGAACAATAAGGGTACGCATGATCTTGGATTTATGCTCTATTGCAGTGCCGGTAATGCTTACCGTATCACGAAAGATCCGAAGTATAAAGAAGTACTGCTTACCAGTGCACGCTCGCTGTCTACCCGATTTAATCCCACGGTGGGTTGTATCAAATCCTGGGACCATGGCAAATGGCAGTTCCCGGTGATCATTGATAACATGATGAACCTGGAGTTGCTGAACTGGGCTACACGCGTCAGCAAAGACCCGTCTTTTGACCGCATCTCCCGCACACATGCGAATACAACTATGAAGCATCATTTCAGAAAAGATTACAGCTCTTTCCATGTTATCGGATATGATACGACTAATGGGGCTGTACTTGCAAGAAATACCGCCCAGGGAGCGAATGATACTTCTGCATGGTCGCGTGGACAGGCATGGGGACTGTATGGATACACCATGATGTACCGGGATACAAAAAACAAAGCTTATCTGGCACAAGCACAACATATAGCAGATTATATACTGAACCATCCCCGTATGCCCGAAGACCTGATCCCATACTGGGACTATGATGCTCCGGGTATTCCCAATGCACCGAGAGATGCATCTGCAGGTGCCGTAGCTGCATCTGCCTTACTGGAATTAAGCCGCTATACGAAAGGTGAGACGTCTACCAGGTACTGGAATGCAGCAGAGAAAATGCTGGTAAGCCTGAGCAGTCCGGCATACCTGGCGAAAGAAGGCGATAATAACAACTTTATACTGATGCACAGCGTAGGATCTATTCCGCATAACTCAGAAGTAGATGTGCCACTGACCTATGCTGACTACTACTTTGTGGAAGCATTATTACGGTATAAACAATGGGTGAAATAA